In the Acidobacteriota bacterium genome, AATGTCACGAGCGGCCAGCCGTAGTTCTTCTCCTTTTCGATCAGGTTCAGCTCGTCACCCCCGCGTGGTCCGTGCTCGATGGCCCAGAGCCGTCCCTGATCGTCGAAGGCCGCCGACTGGAGGTTGCGATGGCCGAAGGTCCAGATCTCCGGGAGCGTGCCGGATTCGTCGACAAAAGGGTTGTCGTTCGGAACCGACCCGTCGGGGTTGATCCTGACGATCTTCCCCATTTGGCTGTCAGGGTGTTGCGCCTGCGGCCGGATCTCTCTGTCGGAGCGTTCGCCGAGCGTGACGAAGAGCTTGCCGTCGGGACCGAAGGCGAGCCGCGAGCCGTAATGGAGCCGTCCGTCGTAGGTCGGCCGGGCGCGGAAGATCACGCGAACCCCCTCGAGGCTCCGTCGATCCTGCGAGAGCGTACCGCGGGGGACGCTCGTCCCGTTCCCTCCCCGACGCGGCTCGGTGTAGCTCCAGTACACCATCCGGTCGCGGGCGAAGTCCGGGCTGAGGGCGACGTCGAGCAGACCACCCTGCCCGCGCGCGTCGACCTCCGGAACTCCTCTGATCGGCTCACCGACCGAGCCCGACGCGGTGACGATCCGCATCCGTCCGGGCTTTTCGGTGACGAGAAGATCGCCGTCCGGGAGAGGCTCGACCGCCCACGGGTTGGTCAGCCCATCCGCGAGAACGGTGAGGTCGAATTCGACGTCGGTCGTCTCTTCACAGGCGCGCGTCTGCTCGGGGAAGGTGGGCTGCTGCCGGGCGGCATTCGGAGATCTCGTCTCGATCGGTTCGCAGGGAGCGGCGTTGGCGGTGCCCTGGCGCCCGCTCGCTTCCGGCTCGCCAGCATTGCTGATCGCCGAAGGGTCGGCGCATGCGGCGAGCGTGAAGGTCACGATCAGTGCGGCGATCCTATTTCGATGATCTTTCGGCATTGTGGAACCTCCTGATTGATCCGGCGTCTCGCTGCAGTCACGAGTCCAGTCGCCGGAATCGCTGGCCAACACGAAGCCCGGTACGACATCGGCGACGCGTTCTTCAAACCATCATTGCGGAGGCCGGAATTGAGCCGGTCCCACTCCATCTCCCCCGCCCGGTCGTCCCGAGCGGGTGGCGAGCTTGAGATTCCGTTTCGATCCAGCGGATCTGCGGGCGGGGGACGAGGGACCTCCAGAGCGAGTACAGAGGATCCAAGCGCAGCGCCGGTGCCGCCTCGCAGACTCGGCGCTTCGCTTTGCCTGACTGTACTTTCATTGGAGATCCCTCGCCCCCCACCCAACCGCACGCTCGGGATGACCGGGGCGGGCAGAAGGGCGGCGCATGAAGTTTGATCACGGCGCCTGGAGTCAGGCGACCCTGCCGTCGAACCATCATGCCAGTCACCGGAATCCCTGACCCACACGAACCTCGGCGCGACATCGTCGCCTGGCACGAGATCGATTCGCTACACGCAAAAAAAAACGCGGCCGGAAGTCTCCAGCCGCGCCGACGAAGTCCGTTTCTCGAAAGTCAGGCCACGTCGAACCGATCCGCCATCATCACCTTGTCCCACGCCTTCACGAAATCGCGCACGAATCCCCGCTCGCACTCGTCGGATCCGTAGACCTCCGCGAGCGCCCGGAGCTGCGAGTTCGACCCGAAGACCAGATCCACCCGCGTGCCGGTCCACTTCACGTCGCCGCTCTTCCGATCCCGCGCTTCGAACACGTCGTTGTCGTCAGAGACTGGCTTCCATTCCATCTCCATGTCGAGCAGATTGACGAAGAAGTCGTTGGTCAGCGTGCCGGGCCGCGTCGTGAGGATGCCGTGCTTGGAGTCCCCGGCGTTCGCCCCCAGAACTCTCAGCCCTCCGACGAGAACTGTCATCTCGGGCGCGCTCAAACCAAGCAGCTGCGACCGGTCGACCAGCAGCCGCTCGGTCGGCACGGAGTACTTCGCCTTGAGAAAGTTGCGGAACCCGTCGGCTTCCGGCTCGAGCGGCTCGAACGACTCGGCGTCGGTCTGCTCCTGCGACGCGTCGGTCCGGCCGGGCGTGAAGGGAACCTCGATGTCATGGCCGCCATCTTTCGCTGCTTTCTCGACCGCCGCACAACCACCGAGGACGATCAGGTCGGCGAGTGAGACCTTCATGCCGTTGGATTGCGCCTTGTTGAATTCCGACTGAATCGACTCGAGCTTCGAGAGCACCTTCTTCAGCTTTTCCGGCTGGTTCACCTTCCAGTCTTTCTGGGGCTCGAGCCGGATGCGTGCCCCATTCGCACCGCCGCGCCTGTCGGAGCCGCGGTAGGTGGACGCCGACGCCCATGCTGTCGAGACGAGGTCGGAGATCGACAGGCCCGAGTCGAGGATCTTCTTCTTGAGGTCCGTGATCGCCTTCGCGTCGACCAGCTCGTGATCGACAGGAGGAACCGGATCCTGCCAGATCAGATCCTCGTCCGGAACTTCCGGACCGAGATAGCGGACGCGAGGTCCCATGTCCCGGTGGAGCAGCTTGAACCAGGCACGCGCGAAGGCATCCTCGAGCTCCGCGAAGTTCTCGTGGTAGCGCCGCGAAATCTTCTCGTAGCTCGGGTCGACCTTCAGCGCGATGTCGGTCGTGGCCATCATCGGGGGGTTCTTCTTTTTCGGATCGTGCGCATCCGGCACGATGTCCTTCCCCGCATCCCCCTTCGGCTTCCACTGCCATGCGCCGGCCGGGCTCTTGGTCAGCTCCCACTCGAAACCGAACAGCATGTCGAAGTAGCCGGTGTCCCATTTGATCGGCGTCGGTGTCCACGCTCCCTCGAGACCGCTCGTGATCGTGTGGCCGGCCCTGCCGCTTTCGAACGTATTCGTCCACCCGAGACCCTGATGGAAGATGTCGGCACCTTCCGGCTCCTTCCCGACGTGCTTCGACGGATCGGCTGCACCGTGACACTTCCCGAAGCTGTGGCCGCCGGCGATCAGCGCGACCGTCTCCTCGTCGTTCATCGCCATCCGGGAGAACGTCTCGCGAATGTCTTTGGCCGCCGCGACCGGATCGGGCTTGCCGTTCGGCCCTTCCGGATTGACGTAGATCAGCCCCATCTGGACCGCGGCGAGAGG is a window encoding:
- a CDS encoding PQQ-dependent sugar dehydrogenase, translating into MPKDHRNRIAALIVTFTLAACADPSAISNAGEPEASGRQGTANAAPCEPIETRSPNAARQQPTFPEQTRACEETTDVEFDLTVLADGLTNPWAVEPLPDGDLLVTEKPGRMRIVTASGSVGEPIRGVPEVDARGQGGLLDVALSPDFARDRMVYWSYTEPRRGGNGTSVPRGTLSQDRRSLEGVRVIFRARPTYDGRLHYGSRLAFGPDGKLFVTLGERSDREIRPQAQHPDSQMGKIVRINPDGSVPNDNPFVDESGTLPEIWTFGHRNLQSAAFDDQGRLWAIEHGPRGGDELNLIEKEKNYGWPLVTFGEEYSGDPVQTAETTRPGYVDPVYYWDPVIAPSGMEIHSGDFPEWEGSIFVGGLVTEALVRLSFDGDRVTGEEHLLGERGQRVRDVREGAGGVLYVVTDESDGELWKITPRAE
- the katG gene encoding catalase/peroxidase HPI; its protein translation is MEAKALDTVLKCPVAHAPARGRSHRDWWPDQLDLSVLHQGAPQANPMAEDFDYAAEFKKLDYNALKQDLYALMTDSKEWWPADWGHYGPFFIRMAWHSAGTYRTADGRGGGSSGGQRFAPLNSWPDNANLDKARRLLWPIKKKYGNKISWADLMLLVGNCALESMGFKTFGFGGGREDIWEPQTDVYWGTEEEWLGDSRYEGERVLQNPLAAVQMGLIYVNPEGPNGKPDPVAAAKDIRETFSRMAMNDEETVALIAGGHSFGKCHGAADPSKHVGKEPEGADIFHQGLGWTNTFESGRAGHTITSGLEGAWTPTPIKWDTGYFDMLFGFEWELTKSPAGAWQWKPKGDAGKDIVPDAHDPKKKNPPMMATTDIALKVDPSYEKISRRYHENFAELEDAFARAWFKLLHRDMGPRVRYLGPEVPDEDLIWQDPVPPVDHELVDAKAITDLKKKILDSGLSISDLVSTAWASASTYRGSDRRGGANGARIRLEPQKDWKVNQPEKLKKVLSKLESIQSEFNKAQSNGMKVSLADLIVLGGCAAVEKAAKDGGHDIEVPFTPGRTDASQEQTDAESFEPLEPEADGFRNFLKAKYSVPTERLLVDRSQLLGLSAPEMTVLVGGLRVLGANAGDSKHGILTTRPGTLTNDFFVNLLDMEMEWKPVSDDNDVFEARDRKSGDVKWTGTRVDLVFGSNSQLRALAEVYGSDECERGFVRDFVKAWDKVMMADRFDVA